The Microcebus murinus isolate Inina chromosome 4, M.murinus_Inina_mat1.0, whole genome shotgun sequence genome has a segment encoding these proteins:
- the RNASEH2C gene encoding ribonuclease H2 subunit C — MESSDEAAIEKHRVHLRPVTLRDAAPAALHLLPCEVLVSQSAPVGRFFTPAIRQGPDGLEVSFRGRSLRGEEVAVPPGLVGYVMENEEKFIGKQDFSGALESDNQEEEREPLERDFDRFMGATASFSHFTLWGLETIPGPDAKVRGALTWPRLAAAIHAQVPED, encoded by the exons ATGGAGAGCAGCGACGAGGCTGCCATCGAGAAGCACCGAGTCCACTTGCGCCCCGTCACGCTTCGCGACGCCGCGCCCGCTGCGCTGCACCTGCTGCCCTGTGAGGTGCTGGTGAGCCAGTCGGCCCCCGTGGGGCGCTTCTTCACGCCCGCCATCCGCCAGGGTCCCGACG GACTCGAAGTGTCGTTTCGGGGCCGCAGTCTACGGGGCGAGGAGGTGGCGGTGCCGCCGGGCCTCGTGGGATACGTGATGGAGAACGAAGAGAAGTTTATAGGGAAGCAGGACTTCTCGGGGGCTTTGGAAAGTGACAATCAGGAAGAGGAGCGGGAGCCGCTGGAGCGGGACTTT GACCGCTTTATGGGAGCCACAGCCAGTTTCAGCCACTTCACCCTGTGGGGCCTGGAGACCATCCCTGGCCCGGATGCCAAAGTGCGCGGAGCCCTAACTTGGCCCAGGCTCGCTGCAGCG ATTCACGCACAGGTGCCAGAGGACTGA